In Vitis vinifera cultivar Pinot Noir 40024 chromosome 11, ASM3070453v1, a genomic segment contains:
- the LOC100261097 gene encoding uncharacterized protein LOC100261097 isoform X2, which produces MQSNKKKKPTAKPARTTTQKLQTHPKPPPSPPSPLSSSSSCSSSASCCCCCSSPSSSTSPEEEPVVLPPVISCVYDGPIMVEHFENQWAMAKWTVPDFSKIRGRSHYSPYFTIGGFDFRFMVYPRGDLVALPGHCSLYLQVMDPRSAKFDCFVSYTLKFLNHIDDSMSVCRESWLRFSPKKKSHGWSDFAQSSIVLDTKFGFLVNDTMTILADIRVLNDSLTVSQDNNETKSQLATISGSGSDVLDGRITWRLKNFVVFKDIFKTQKLVSPAFQVGECSVRICIYRSWINGVEYLSMSLEGREFTPDRNCWCLFRVSVLNQKPGLNQFYKESYGRFGPDTNGGDGCSLGWIDYMKMSQLVESENGFFIDGTLVFSTSFHVIKEFSNFSKNGGVLAGRGTSVARKSDGYTGKFTWKIENFTKLKDLLKRKRIKNLCIKSRKFQIANRDCHLLLYPRGQSQPPCYLSMFLEVTDSLNTSYDWSCFVHYRVSVINQKGEERSITKESQSRYSKSAKEFGWPEFVTLASLFDQDSGLLVQDTIAFSVDLLILKETSLLEDCTESSNACFEIDQDKKLGSFTWKVENFLSFKEIMQNRKIFSKFFEVGGCELRIGVYESFDTVSTYLECDPSAVSDPDKNFWVSYRMGVVNQKDHNKSLWKESSLCTKTWSSSTLQFMKVADLLEVGAGYLVRETVIFVCEILDYCPWFEFSDLEVLAPLCNQDTTSESDKLVNSDECEVLSGDKTDKLKDLLSSAGFHLINGNNPSQPLVIPKETAPLIAAKLAGFLINLCCDLNDSVKAKHWLPPVKFSASNEEKQEVTVGDESSPSAFFMRKVKVLQHATIDLLLDIMVKFCQSSDSRSSEDFYDIGLGPSLNSHKAVSKSESYVENGGSDCVHFLIYGRGPKVDEKTCTCSIRFMGVNETDMPKKEIPGNHIFSPEISAGTTLDLDSIQIEWPGQSEELLELIVNSLKAKDVTFSQVFSELRQRTQFTQKVLFILTKAPKSLQPDLVTLIPKLIDLSEHPLVACALLDQLQKSDAEPALQLPVLAAISKMQFGSEVAECVLVHASSLLGGLKDEPLAAAIDFLFKAASRCQKILLAVRVVRARLQSLGAEVSACVLEVLSKAVNSCSEIAETMLRDIDSVPEPDGKCLVEEQLLQFSDIYLLVEMLSMPCLSVEVSQAFERAVVRGIIMDQSMAMVLERRHAQSLNFDSVSSAQKNLHKDMALEEKTGSLPAQEVDFTLVLCLARTLALSRDSRVYGFVRTLYAILFKMFAKEDDHRKILKGLVDRAITPAEHCCEVNIDLDILALLVHEEQGISKQVLNMMREVVELSNVDRATLRRQLRAKEKENIHTQEIRQAELSNMLREKAILLDRLSDSEATIDHLKSEVRLGKEHFAQEKMEFTGQMREVKNRIEQLRSERDSKIAKLSMEKKLYQDRLHDAEAQQSLLKFQKHDELKRAIREKNVLAERLKVAEAMINKFDEELKRYASEAVNREEVQKLLQNEVQWFKQKVEQTELEKMQKEEHIASYEAYITSMEAKLNECQTYISSLEVALRDEMLQHAPLYGVGLEDMSVEELDTLSSIHEEGLRAIHSLQQQKGIPRGNPLMSLSTTAALPPPLVSDGVHHRNGHVNGTDRPPLNYS; this is translated from the exons ATGCAAtcaaacaagaagaagaaaccgACTGCGAAGCCTGCCCGTACAACGACGCAGAAGCTTCAAACCCACCCAAAACCTCCTCCTTCCCCTCcttctcctctttcttcttcttcttcctgttCTTCTTCTGCTTCTTGTTGCTGTTGCTGTTCGTCCCCTTCTTCATCTACTTCGCCGGAGGAAGAACCGGTGGTGCTTCCGCCGGTAATTTCTTGCGTCTACGATGGGCCGATCATGGTGGAGCACTTCGAGAATCAATGGGCGATGGCCAAGTGGACTGTCCCGGACTTCTCCAAAATCAGGGGAAGGTCCCACTATAGTCCTTACTTCACTATCGGAGGTTTCGATTTTCGCTTCATGGTTTACCCTAGAGGCGATCTTGTTGCGCTGCCTGGCCACTGCTCGCTCTACCTTCAAGTCATGGATCCTCGAAGCGCGAAATTCGATTGTTTTGTAAGCTAtactctcaaatttttaaatcacattgACGATTCCATGTCTGTATGTAGAGAGTCATGGCTTCGATTCTCTCCCAAGAAAAAATCACATGGTTGGAGTGACTTTGCGCAATCTTCGATTGTTCTTGACACCAAATTTGGGTTCTTGGTGAACGATACCATGACCATTTTGGCCGATATTCGTGTTTTGAATGATAGCTTGACGGTTTCGCAAGATAACAATGAAACAAAGTCTCAATTGGCAACTATTTCAGGGTCGGGCTCGGATGTTTTGGATGGGAGGATTACTTGGAGGTTGAAGAATTTTGTTGTGTTTAAGGATATATTTAAGACCCAGAAATTAGTCAGCCCTGCTTTTCAAGTTGGGGAGTGTAGTGTTCGGATTTGTATTTACAGGAGCTGGATTAATGGAGTTGAGTATTTATCAATGTCTTTGGAGGGTAGGGAGTTTACACCGGATCGGAACTGCTGGTGTTTGTTTAGAGTATCGGTGTTGAATCAGAAACCGGGTCTTAACCAATTTTATAAGGAATCTTATGGAAGGTTTGGTCCCGATACTAATGGTGGGGATGGTTGTAGTCTTGGTTGGATAGACTATATGAAAATGTCTCAATTGGTTGAGTCTGAGAATGGGTTCTTTATAGATGGTACTCTGGTGTTTAGTACTTCCTTCCATGTGATTAAGGAGTTTTCTAACTTCTCAAAGAATGGGGGGGTTCTTGCTGGGAGGGGTACCAGTGTTGCACGGAAATCTGATGGTTACACAGGGAAATTCACTTGGAAGATTGAGAATTTTACAAAGCTGAAGGATCTTCTGAAAAGGAAGAGGATCAAGAATCTTTGTATCAAGAGCAGGAAGTTTCAAATTGCAAATAGAGATTGTCACCTGTTACTTTATCCTAGAG GCCAGTCTCAGCCACCATGTTATCTTTCAATGTTCCTTGAAGTTACTGATTCATTAAACACTTCCTATGATTGGAGCTGTTTTGTTCATTATCGTGTGTCGGTCATAAACCAGAAGGGGGAGGAAAGGTCTATTACGAAGGAATCACAGAGTCGCTACTCCAAATCTGCAAAGGAGTTTGGGTGGCCTGAGTTTGTGACTCTTGCTAGTCTCTTTGATCAGGACTCAGGGCTTCTTGTTCAGGACACCATTGCCTTCTCTGTTGATCTGCTTATTTTGAAGGAAACATCACTATTAGAGGATTGCACAGAATCCAGCAATGCTTGTTTTGAAATTGATCAGGATAAGAAATTAGGGTCATTTACCTGGAAGGTTGAAAACTTCTTATCCTTCAAGGAAATAATGCAAAACCGAAAAATATTTAGCAAATTTTTTGAGGTTGGTGGATGTGAGCTTCGGATTG GGGTCTACGAGTCATTTGACACAGTTTCTACATACTTGGAGTGTGACCCATCTGCTGTAAGTGATCCTGATAAGAATTTTTGGGTCAGTTACAGGATGGGTGTGGTGAATCAAAAGGACCATAACAAGAGTTTGTGGAAGGAGTCTTCTCTCTGTACAAAGACTTGGAGCAGTTCTACTCTCCAATTTATGAAAGTAGCAGATTTGCTGGAAGTAGGTGCAGGATATCTTGTTCGTGAGACGGTTATTTTTGTCTGTGAGATCCTTGATTACTGCCCATGGTTTGAGTTCTCAGATCTAGAG GTTTTGGCTCCTCTCTGCAATCAGGACACTACATCTGAATCTGACAAACTTGTTAATTCAGATGAGTGTGAAGTACTTAGCGGGGACAAAACAGACAAGTTGAAAGACCTTCTTTCAAGTGCAGGCTTTCACCTGATAAATGGGAACAATCCTTCACAGCCACTAGTCATTCCAAAAGAAACAGCTCCTTTAATTGCTGCTAAGTTAGCTGGTTTTCTGATTAATCTTTGTTGTGATCTCAATGATTCTGTTAAAGCAAAGCATTGGCTTCCTCCAGTCAAGTTCTCAGCTAGTAATGAAGAAAAGCAAGAAGTTACAGTGGGTGATGAATCGTCCCCTAGTGCATTTTTTATGAGGAAAGTTAAGGTCCTCCAACATGCAACAATTGATTTACTTCTAGATATTATGGTTAAATTTTGCCAAAGTTCAGACAGTAGATCCAGTGAAGATTTTTATGATATAGGTTTGGGTCCTTCTCTGAATAGCCATAAAGCTGTCAGTAAATCAGAATCTTATGTGGAAAATGGGGGATCAGATTGTGTGCATTTCCTTATATATGGGAGGGGCCCTAAAGTGGATGAAAAAACCTGCACTTGTTCAATACGATTCATGGGTGTGAATGAAACTGATATGCCCAAGAAGGAAATTCCTGGAAATCATATTTTTTCTCCAGAAATATCTGCTGGAACTACTTTAGACTTAGATTCAATTCAG ATTGAGTGGCCAGGGCAGTCGGAAGAGCTCCTAGAATTGATTGTTAATTCACTGAAGGCGAAAGATGTCACTTTTTCACAAGTTTTTTCAGAGTTGAGGCAGAGGACTCAATTTACACAAAAGGTTTTATTCATACTCACTAAAGCTCCCAAAAGTCTGCAACCAGACCTCGTTACTTTGATACCCAAGTTAATTGATCTGTCCGAGCATCCGCTTGTTGCTTGTGCACTTTTAGATCAACTTCAAAAGTCAGATGCAGAACCTgcactccaactacct GTTTTGGCTGCTATCAGTAAGATGCAATTTGGCAGTGAAGTTGCAGAATGCGTATTAGTTCATGCTTCTTCACTGTTAGGAGGGTTGAAAGATGAACCTCTTGCAGCTGCCattgattttctatttaaagCTGCATCTCGGTGCCAAAAAATTCTGCTAGCA GTTAGAGTTGTTCGTGCCAGACTACAAAGTTTGGGGGCTGAGGTATCAGCCTGTGTGCTGGAAGTTCTAAGCAAAGCTGTGAATAGTTGTAGTGAGATTGCTGAAACAATGTTAAGAGATATTGATTCTGTTCCTGAACCTGATGGCAAATGCTTGGTGGAGGAGCAACTTCTTCAATTTTCTGATATCTATCTCTTGGTCGAGATGCTGTCAATGCCTTGCCTCTCTGTTGAAGTTTCCCAGGCTTTTGAGAGAGCTGTTGTGCGAGGGATTATTATGGATCAATCAATGGCCATGGTCTTGGAAAGGCGCCATGCTCAAAGCCTGAATTTTGATTCAGTATCTTCAGCTCAAAAAAATCTGCACAAGGACATGGCACTGGAGGAAAAAACTGGATCTTTGCCTGCCCAAGAAGTGGATTTTACCTTAGTTCTTTGTCTTGCTAGAACATTAGCCCTCTCCAGAGACTCTCGAGTATATGGTTTTGTGAGGACACTTTATgctatattatttaaaatgtttgcTAAAGAGGATGATCATAGGAAGATACTGAAAGGACTAGTTGACCGTGCCATAACTCCTGCAGAACATTGTTGTGAAGTAAATATAGATTTAGACATTTTGGCACTCTTGGTTCATGAGGAACAAGGAATTTCTAAACAAGTTCTTAACATGATGAGGGAGGTTGTTGAGCTTTCCAATGTAGATCGTGCAACACTTCGGCGTCAATTACGTGctaaggaaaaggaaaatatcCATACCCAGGAAATAAGACAAGCTGAACTTTCCAATATGCTTAGAGAGAAAGCTATTTTGTTAGATAGACTAAGTGATTCAGAGGCTACTATTGATCATCTTAAG TCTGAAGTGAGGCTTGGAAAGGAACATTTTGCTCAGGAAAAGATGGAATTTACTGGGCAAATGCGAGAAGTAAAGAATCGGATTGAACAGCTTCGGTCCGAACGGGATAGCAAAATTGCAAAACTGTCCATGGAGAAAAAACTCTATCAGGATCGTCTTCATGATGCAGAGGCTCAACAGTCGCTGTTGAAGTTTCAGAAACATGATGAACTGAAG AGAGCAATCAGAGAGAAGAATGTTCTTGCTGAAAGATTGAAGGTTGCAGAAGCTATGATAAATAAATTCGATGAAGAACTGAAACGCTATGCTTCAGAGGCGGTGAATCGAGAAGAAGTACAAAAATTACTTCAGAATGAAGTCCAGTGGTTCAAACAAAAGGTTGAACAAACTGAACTAGAAAAAATGCAGAAGGAAGAACACATTGCTAGTTATGAAGCATACATTACGTCTATGGAAGCAAAATTGAATGAATGCCAG ACATATATCAGTTCTCTTGAGGTTGCACTTCGTGATGAGATGTTACAACATGCTCCTCTGTATGGTGTGGGCTTGGAAGATATGTCTGTAGAGGAACTGGACACATTGTCAAGCATCCATGAAGAAGGGCTTAGAGCAATCCATTCCCTCCAACAGCAGAAAGGTATTCCTCGTGGAAACCCTCTCATGAGCCTCAGTACCACGGCTGCCCTGCCACCTCCACTTGTTTCAGATGGTGTTCACCACAGGAATGGGCATGTCAATGGCACAGATAGACCCCCGCTTAATTACTCATGA